The following are encoded in a window of Amaranthus tricolor cultivar Red isolate AtriRed21 chromosome 2, ASM2621246v1, whole genome shotgun sequence genomic DNA:
- the LOC130806235 gene encoding zinc finger protein CONSTANS-LIKE 10-like yields MGYLCDYCGELRSLVYCRSDSAFLCLSCDRNVHSANALSKRHSRTLVCERCNAQPAFIRCIDEAVSLCQKCNVEGHDGSSSIHKLQNINYYTGCPSSTELSKIWSFFLDIPFASSDNSTCQEELGSLSISESNAKNYMDPVREHDDQGAVVVGSGNDLHSVNKSSFWDGPVSIPELISHKCLDPPGCAESSEVFYPTNRVPGICEDDLYADLDMDEVDINFENYEELFGVTLTHSEQLLENGGINSLFSRQDMRKADSNRPGGLCAEGTSVGIAGRIQPVCSNAASADSIMSVKTEPTIGFAAKQAQSGLSFSGITGEISGGDYQDCGASSMILHGEPPWCPLCPENSVQSSRTEAVIRYKEKKKIRKFEKRVRYASRKARADGRKRVKGRFIKAGDAYDYDPLNHTRSV; encoded by the exons ATGGGATATTTATGTGATTATTGTGGGGAGCTTAGATCGTTGGTGTATTGCCGATCTGATTCTGCTTTTTTGTGCTTGTCCTGTGATCGGAATGTTCACTCCGCAAACGCCCTATCAAAGCGACATTCTCGTACCCTTGTCTGCGAAAGATGTAATGCCCAACCCGCTTTCATTAGATGTATTGATGAAGCGGTCTCTCTATGCCAGAAATGTAATGTGGAGGGACATGATGGGAGCTCTTCAATTCATAAGCTGCAAAATATTAACTATTATACCGGTTGCCCTTCTTCAACCGAGCTTTCCAAAATCTGGTCGTTTTTCCTAGATATCCCTTTTGCCTCATCGGATAACTCAACGTGCCAAGAGGAATTAGGATCATTGAGTATTTCTGAGAGTAATGCAAAGAACTACATGGATCCTGTGCGTGAACATGACGATCAAGGTGCAGTGGTTGTGGGGTCCGGGAATGATCTACATAGTGTTAATAAATCCAGTTTTTGGGATGGACCTGTATCTATCCCGGAACTTATCTCACACAAATGTCTGGACCCACCTGGTTGTGCAGAATCTTCTGAG GTATTTTATCCCACTAATAGAGTTCCGGGGATTTGTGAAGATGACTTGTACGCAGATCTTGACATGGATGAAGTTGACATAAATTTTGAGAATTACGAAGAACTCTTTGGTGTTACTCTTACTCACTCCGAACAACTGCTTGAGAATGGTGGGATTAACAGCTTGTTTTCAAGGCAAGACATGCGTAAAGCTGATTCTAATCGCCCGGGTGGATTATGTGCTGAG GGGACTTCTGTAGGGATTGCCGGTCGAATCCAGCCAGTGTGCAGCAATGCAGCATCTGCCGACTCAATCATGAGCGTGAAAACTGAACCAACTATTGGTTTTGCAGCAAAACAAGCCCAGTCAGGTCTTTCGTTTTCTGGGATTACTGGAGAGATTAGTGGTGGGGATTATCAAGACTGTGGGGCTTCTTCTATGATTTTACACGGAGAGCCACCCTGGTGCCCTTTGTGTCCTGAAAATTCTGTTCAATCCAGTCGAACTGAAGCTGTAATCCGATATAAGGAAAAAAAGAAGATCCGAAA ATTCGAGAAAAGAGTTAGATATGCTTCCCGCAAAGCGAGGGCTGATGGGAGGAAGCGTGTGAAGGGTCGATTTATCAAAGCTGGCGATGCGTACGATTACGATCCTTTGAACCACACCAGGAGCGTCTGA